Below is a window of Clostridium sp. JN-1 DNA.
TGAGTGGTGGAGGAATGAGGATAGCTTTTGATAGATCTTTGGAAAAAAATCTGCGATATGGAAGTATTTTAATGATAGAGGTCCCATTTCAAACGAAAAACTTTGTTTTAAAGTCTAAAATAGTTAGAATAGAAAATGACAAAAAAAATCCTAAAATTATATGCGGGGTTAATTTTATAGATTTAGATAAAGTAACACGGGAACATGTAATAAGAATGGTCTTTAGAACCATGAGGGATCAGATGAAAAATGGAGCAAGGGAGGAATAGGTTTTATATGGCATTAGCAGGAGATTTGTGCGTAAGAGAAGAACTGGTAAAAAAATATATACCTTTAGTCAAATACATTGCTTCAAGAGTTATAATAGGCAAAACTAAATATATAGAATATGAGGATTTGGTAAGCTGCGGAATGGTAGGACTTATGGATGCAATAAATAAATTTGATGAGAGCAGAGGAATGAAGTTTTCTACCTATGCATCCATAAGAATAAAGGGATCTATGATAGATGAAATAAGGAGAAATAGCCCTATATCAAAAGGCGCCATGGATAAATTAAATAGATATAATTGTGCTATAGAAAAACTTCAAAAATTCTTAGGTAGAGAGCCATCATACATGGAAATAGCTAAAGAGTTAAATATATCCATAAAAGAAATGATGCAAATTGAAAATTATATAAATTATATATCTGTTGTGTCACTAGAAGATTTGATTTTTTCGGAAAAATATGATGTTACACGTATGGAAACTATACAAGATAATAAAAGTCCAAGCCCTGAAAAATTTATAGAAGAAAAGGAAAAAGTAGAATATTTGACTAAAGCTTTGGACATGCTATGCGAAAAGGATAAGCTTGTCCTTTCACTTTACTATTATGAAGGATTAACTCTTAAAGAAATAGGAAAAGTTTTAAGTGTATCGGAGTCTAGGGTGTGCCAGCTGCATAGTAGATCTATTTTTCATCTTAAAAAGATGATGGAGAAACTTAAATACATTTAAAGAGTTTAGTAAAGGAGGATTAGTATGAATGCCGTTATTCTTATAATTATAGGAAGTTTGCTTATAGTGCTTAATGTTAGGGCTATCAATAATCAAAAAAAGTCTTTTGATGGTATTTTAAATAATAGACAAGATAATGTTAAAGATTACGAAATTGAGATAACCAAGTTAAGGGAGGAGTTTTCCAATACAATATTGGAACTTCAAAAGGAAATAGAGCAATTAAAAATTAAACTTAAAGAAAACAAAGATGAAAATCATAAAAATATAGATTGTAATATACATAAAGAAGATAGTGTTTCTTCAAATGGTGTAAAAGTAAATGAAATAAAAAGGTTATTGAATTCAGGTATGTCTATTGATAGTATATGCCAAGAGTTAGATATGGGTAAGGGGGAAGTATTATTAGTAAAAGAATTATACGCAAAATAATGTTATTAATAGATTTCTTAAGCGATAGAAAATTACTTATAGGAATTGGCATAGGAATTATTATGGCTACTTTTATAATGATAGGTACTAAAGTTAATTATCAAATGAGTAAAACCCAAATTGAAGACAAGGCGAGGGGCATGGGAATGATATATCCCGAGGAAGTTAAAGTTATTAATGATAAGGGAGTGAGCAAATGATAAGAGGTCTTTATACGGCAGTCTCTGGAATGATTACTCAGGAAGCTAAACAAGATGTTATAACTAATAATTTAGCTAATGTAAATACAGTTGGATTTAAAAAAGACAATCTAGCTGTACGAAGTTTTGAAAATATGCTTATGCAAAATTATGACAAAGTTGTTGGCGGTCAAAATGTAAGAAATACAATTGGTTATTTAAATAATGGCAGCAAAGTTGATTCTGTAAATACCGATTTTACTTCAGGCACTATACAATCTACTGGAAAGCCTACTGACTTTGCAATAGATGGAAGAGGATTTTTTACTGTAAATAGAAATGGACAAAATTATTATACTAGAGATGGACATTTTCATGTAAATCAAGAAGGATATTTAGTTACAGACAGCGGAGATTATGTTTCATTTCAGCAAAATCAGAGGCTGTTTGTTGGAAACAATAAAATAGTATGTGATCCTCAAGGCAGTGTTAAACTATTGGATTCAAATAATAATGTTGTTGGACAAGATAGATTTGCTGCAGTTGATTTTGATAATTATAATAACCTTCAAAAGATAGGTGATAACCTTTACCAGGGAAATAATCCGCATGCAGCTAACATTACAGTTAGACAAAATAGCCTTGAAAGCTCTAATGTAAATACCGTAAATGAAATGGTGGACATGATTACAACTATGAGAACTTTTGAAACAAATCAAAAAATAGTACAATCAACGGATGAAACATTAGATAAAGTTGTAAATCAAGTTGGAAGTGTAAGATAGTTATATGGATTAAAAATTGAGATATGGAGGAGGTGAACTGCTGTGGAATCTTTAATAAATTCTATAAAAGTATGTAAATATAGGGTTTTATAAGGTTTTGGCAGCGGATGACTGATGCTAAGAATTTTATGGAATAGTAAAAGTGCTATGAATGCTGAACAGGAAAAACTTAATGTTATATCTAACAATCTTGCAAATTCAAGTACAGCAGGTTATAAAAGAGAGAATGTTGGTTTTGAAGATTTAGTTTATGAAACATTGAATAGAACAGGTTATCCTAATAGTGGAAATAGCCCTAAAGAACCTATAAATGGCACAGGTGTTAAGGCTGCAGAGTGGATAAGAGATACATCGGAGGGAAGCTTGAAGCAAACTGGAATTAATACTGATCTTGCAATAGACGGAGATGGATATTTTAGAGTTACACTGCCAAATGGAACAAAGGCATATGAAAGGGCAGGAGATTTTAATATAGACGCTGCAGGAACTGTTGTAGATAAGAATGGAAATAGGCTGGATATGGGGTTATCACCTGAAGGTACTAGTCTTAGAAATTCAGGCACTTTCTTAAGACCAGATAATTTTAAAGTAGGTGAAAATGGTGAAGTATATTTAAACAATAATGATACTACTTACTTATATGGAAAAATAAATTTATATATGCCTATAGGTCAAACTGCCTTTAGATCAATAGGAAACAACTTATACCAACCTATACCTGGAGCTCAAGTAATTCCATCAAATGCTAAAATACGTCAAGGTGCTCTGGAAGGTTCAAATGTAGATTTAGCTGCTGAAATGACTGATTTGATTTCAGCTCAAAGGGCTTTTGAAATTAATTCAAAAGGAGTTCAAACTGCAGATGAAATGTGGCAGCTTGTAAATAATATGAAATCTAAGTAATTAATATTGAATTATATAATCCTTCTGTGATATTTCAGAAGTGTTTGCATATATTTATATTGTTAGAATTTTATTTCAGGAGGATTATATTTTATGAGAAGGGACAGAGATGATTTAAGAATGTGCCCTATGATGCAAATGATGAATAAGAAAGGTTCAATGTGTCCTATGATGATGGATGGTATGCATTATGATAGTCAGGGTATGATGTGTCCTATGATGCAGGGCCAAGGTATGTGGTGCCCTATGATGCAAGGTCAAGGTATGTGTCCTATGATGATGCCGGCATGTCCTATGATG
It encodes the following:
- a CDS encoding FliA/WhiG family RNA polymerase sigma factor — protein: MALAGDLCVREELVKKYIPLVKYIASRVIIGKTKYIEYEDLVSCGMVGLMDAINKFDESRGMKFSTYASIRIKGSMIDEIRRNSPISKGAMDKLNRYNCAIEKLQKFLGREPSYMEIAKELNISIKEMMQIENYINYISVVSLEDLIFSEKYDVTRMETIQDNKSPSPEKFIEEKEKVEYLTKALDMLCEKDKLVLSLYYYEGLTLKEIGKVLSVSESRVCQLHSRSIFHLKKMMEKLKYI
- a CDS encoding flagellar hook-basal body complex protein translates to MIRGLYTAVSGMITQEAKQDVITNNLANVNTVGFKKDNLAVRSFENMLMQNYDKVVGGQNVRNTIGYLNNGSKVDSVNTDFTSGTIQSTGKPTDFAIDGRGFFTVNRNGQNYYTRDGHFHVNQEGYLVTDSGDYVSFQQNQRLFVGNNKIVCDPQGSVKLLDSNNNVVGQDRFAAVDFDNYNNLQKIGDNLYQGNNPHAANITVRQNSLESSNVNTVNEMVDMITTMRTFETNQKIVQSTDETLDKVVNQVGSVR
- a CDS encoding flagellar hook-basal body complex protein, which encodes MLRILWNSKSAMNAEQEKLNVISNNLANSSTAGYKRENVGFEDLVYETLNRTGYPNSGNSPKEPINGTGVKAAEWIRDTSEGSLKQTGINTDLAIDGDGYFRVTLPNGTKAYERAGDFNIDAAGTVVDKNGNRLDMGLSPEGTSLRNSGTFLRPDNFKVGENGEVYLNNNDTTYLYGKINLYMPIGQTAFRSIGNNLYQPIPGAQVIPSNAKIRQGALEGSNVDLAAEMTDLISAQRAFEINSKGVQTADEMWQLVNNMKSK